Proteins co-encoded in one Leptodactylus fuscus isolate aLepFus1 chromosome 4, aLepFus1.hap2, whole genome shotgun sequence genomic window:
- the EIF1B gene encoding eukaryotic translation initiation factor 1b, translating to MSSIQNLNSFDPFADATKGDDLLPAGTEDYIHIRIQQRNGRKTLTTVQGIADDYDKKKLVKAFKKKFACNGTVIEHPEYGEVIQLQGDQRKNICQFLMEIGIVKEEQLKVHGF from the exons ATGTCCTCTATCCAGAACCTCAACTCTTTCG ACCCCTTTGCTGATGCAACTAAGGGTGACGACTTACTCCCGGCAGGGACTGAAGATTATATTCATATAAGAATTCAACAACGAAACGGCAGAAAAACTCTGACCACTGTACAGGGCATTGCAGATGATTACGACAAAAAGAAACTTGTAAAAGCCTTTAAGAAG AAATTTGCCTGCAATGGTACTGTGATTGAGCATCCAGAGTACGGTGAAGTCATTCAACTTCAGGGTGACCAGAGGAAAAACATCTGTCAGTTTCTTATGGAA ATTGGCATTGTGAAGGAAGAACAGCTGAAGGTCCATGGTTTCTGA